The following coding sequences are from one Motacilla alba alba isolate MOTALB_02 chromosome 4, Motacilla_alba_V1.0_pri, whole genome shotgun sequence window:
- the CHRNA9 gene encoding neuronal acetylcholine receptor subunit alpha-9, which produces MKMRSVSSFYVSLWLLLAAVILKAVESAKGKYAHMLFNELFEDYSNALRPVEDTDKVLNVTLQITLSQIKDMDERNQILSAYLWIRQSWYDAYLRWDKDKYDGLDSIRIPSNLVWRPDIVLYNKADDDFSEPVNTNVVLRYDGKITWDAPAITKSSCVVDVSYFPFDSQQCNLTFGSWTYNGNQVDLINSLDSGDLSDFIEDVEWEIHGMPAVKNVITYGCCSEPYPDVTFTLILKRKSSFYIFNLLLPCILISFLAPLGFYLPADSGEKVSLGVTVLLALTVFQLMVAEIMPPSENVPLIGKYYIATMTMITASTALTIIIMNLHHCGSEAKPVPQWAKVVILDYMSKIFFVYDVGENCTSPKREKEEECRLEGDDGCQRRHKEVRSPLSTRNDDCNLKGKLSGNWNKSYGVHSENVRETVNCCSCYKMLIKNIEYIANCVRDHKANRAKGIEWKKVAKVMDRFFMWIFFIMVFFMSVLIIGKAA; this is translated from the exons ATGAAGATGAGGAGCGTCTCCTCCTTTTACGTCTCTCTGTGGTTGCTGCTCGCAGCAGTGATACTCAAAG CTGTAGAATCAGCCAAAGGAAAATATGCTCATATGCTGTTTAATGAGCTGTTTGAAGACTACTCCAATGCTCTGAGACCAGTGGAAGACACAGATAAAGTACTGAATGTCACCCTTCAGATCACATTGTCCCAAATTAAAGACATG GATGAAAGGAACCAAATTTTGTCAGCTTACTTATGGATTCGACAAAGCTGGTATGATGCATACCTCAGATGGGACAAAGATAAATATGATGGGTTGGATTCTATCAGGATTCCAAGCAATTTGGTTTGGAGACCAGATATTGTCCTATATAACAA gGCTGATGATGACTTTTCAGAACCAGTAAATACTAATGTAGTGCTGAGATATGATGGAAAAATCACTTGGGATGCCCCTGCTATCACAAAGAGCTCTTGTGTAGTGGATGtgtcatattttccttttgacagCCAGCAGTGCAACCTTACCTTTGGGTCCTGGACCTATAATGGTAATCAGGTAGACCTCATCAATTCTCTTGATAGTGGTGACCTCTCTGACTTCATAGAAGATGTGGAATGGGAGATTCATGGAATGCCAGCAGTTAAGAATGTTATCACTtatggctgctgctctgagccttATCCAGATGTGACCTTCACGCtgattttgaaaaggaagtCCTCTTTCTACATTTTTAATCTGTTGCTTCCCTGCATTTTGATCTCTTTCCTGGCCCCGCTGGGATTCTATCTCCCTGCAGACTCTGGTGAGAAAGTGTCTCTGGGTGTTACAGTTCTTCTTGCTCTGACCGTGTTCCAGCTGATGGTTGCAGAGATCATGCCCCCATCTGAAAATGTACCTTTGATAG GGAAGTACTACATAGCAACTATGACCATGATCACAGCTTCCACTGCACTGACAATCATTATAATGAATCTCCATCATTGTGGCTCAGAAGCAAAGCCTGTTCCACAGTGGGCCAAGGTGGTTATTTTGGACTATATGtcaaaaatcttttttgtttatGATGTGGGTGAAAATTGCACAAGTccaaaaagagagaaggaagaagaatgtAGGTTAGAGGGGGATGATGGGTGTCAGAGGAGGCACAAAGAGGTAAGGAGTCCTCTTTCCACTAGGAATGATGACTGCAATCTCAAGGGGAAGCTCAGTGGAAATTGGAATAAAAGCTATGGAGTTCACAGTGAAAATGTTAGGGAGACTGTTAATTGCTGTTCTTGTTACAAAATgctgattaaaaatattgagTATATTGCTAATTGTGTTAGAGACCATAAAGCAAACCGGGCCAAAGGCATTGAGTGGAAAAAAGTTGCAAAAGTGATGGACAGGTTTTTCATGTGGATTTTCTTTATCATGGTGTTTTTTATGAGTGTGTTGATCATTGGGAAAGCTGCTTAA